In Bacillus toyonensis BCT-7112, a single window of DNA contains:
- a CDS encoding YfzA family protein has product MWFRYLGAFLIVQFIFIICDVTEWKPNFRLGGEFFNRVLHSQFFTEWFTPYKISQLNVFTIFFAITLLPYALVGASKDVIVKKNIQEQ; this is encoded by the coding sequence ATTTGGTTTCGGTATTTAGGGGCATTTTTAATTGTACAATTCATTTTTATTATTTGTGATGTTACTGAATGGAAACCAAACTTTAGACTGGGCGGAGAGTTTTTTAATAGAGTTTTACATTCTCAATTTTTCACGGAATGGTTCACACCATATAAAATCTCGCAATTGAATGTATTTACAATATTTTTTGCGATAACATTACTACCATATGCACTAGTAGGTGCAAGTAAAGATGTAATAGTAAAGAAAAATATACAGGAACAATAG
- a CDS encoding kinase, with protein sequence MMSNPIQKSTLIILRGNSASGKTTIAKELQEHFGQGTLLVSQDVVRRDMLKVHDTMGNLSHDLLFEITKYGKGKCEFVILEGILNSRRYGNMLKELIHHFDGNAYTYYFDLSLEETIRRHNTREKRIEFGEDSLRKWYNPHDTIVVNRETVFTDAFTQKDIFHAILNDVTIQK encoded by the coding sequence ATGATGTCTAATCCTATACAAAAATCAACTTTAATTATCCTTCGGGGAAACTCCGCAAGTGGCAAAACAACAATCGCAAAGGAACTGCAAGAACATTTCGGGCAAGGTACACTATTAGTCTCACAAGATGTCGTGCGTAGAGATATGCTAAAAGTACACGACACAATGGGTAACTTATCTCATGATTTACTATTTGAAATTACAAAGTATGGAAAAGGAAAATGTGAATTTGTTATTTTAGAAGGTATTTTAAACAGTCGTAGATACGGTAATATGCTGAAAGAATTAATACACCACTTTGATGGAAACGCGTATACATACTACTTCGATTTATCATTAGAGGAAACGATCAGACGCCATAATACAAGAGAAAAACGAATTGAGTTTGGAGAGGATTCATTACGAAAATGGTACAATCCTCACGATACAATTGTAGTGAATAGGGAGACTGTTTTTACAGATGCTTTTACGCAAAAAGATATATTTCATGCGATTCTTAATGATGTAACGATACAAAAATAA